A window of the Gordonia humi genome harbors these coding sequences:
- a CDS encoding acyl-ACP desaturase: protein MSDLTQVQLLTELEPAAEKELNRHLSLARDWHPHDYVPWDEGRNFAAMGGDDWDPEQSRLDPVAKAAMTLNLLTEDNLPSYHREITEYFSPDGAWGTWVGRWTAEENRHAIVMRDYLVVTRGVDPVALENDRMTNMTKGAHSDDLSGLLRGVAYVAVQELGTRVSHKNTGKACNDPVADKMLQRIAADENLHMIFYRNICAAALDLAPDQAVEAITGVVTNFDMPGIGMPNFRKMSLMMAKHGIYDARQHLDDVVWPVLRKWRIFERDDFTGRGEKARDELAAWLEQAELDARRFEEQRDRFLAREAAKREKASA from the coding sequence GTGTCCGACCTCACACAAGTCCAACTCCTGACCGAACTCGAGCCCGCCGCAGAGAAAGAGCTCAACCGCCACCTGTCGCTCGCGCGCGACTGGCATCCTCACGACTACGTCCCCTGGGACGAGGGTCGCAACTTCGCGGCGATGGGCGGCGACGACTGGGATCCCGAGCAGTCGCGGCTCGATCCCGTCGCGAAGGCGGCGATGACGTTGAATCTCCTGACCGAGGACAACCTGCCGTCGTATCACCGTGAGATCACCGAGTACTTCTCACCCGACGGCGCGTGGGGCACCTGGGTCGGCCGGTGGACCGCGGAGGAGAACCGCCACGCCATCGTCATGCGCGACTACCTGGTCGTGACTCGCGGCGTCGACCCCGTGGCCCTTGAGAACGACCGCATGACCAATATGACCAAGGGGGCCCACTCCGACGATCTGAGCGGGCTGCTCCGCGGCGTCGCCTATGTCGCGGTGCAGGAGCTCGGCACCCGGGTGAGCCACAAGAACACCGGCAAGGCGTGCAACGATCCGGTCGCCGACAAGATGCTCCAGCGCATCGCCGCCGACGAGAACCTGCACATGATCTTCTACCGCAACATCTGCGCGGCAGCTCTCGATCTGGCGCCCGATCAGGCGGTCGAGGCGATCACCGGCGTCGTCACCAACTTCGACATGCCCGGCATCGGCATGCCGAACTTCCGCAAGATGAGTCTGATGATGGCCAAACACGGCATCTACGACGCCCGGCAGCATCTCGACGACGTCGTCTGGCCGGTGCTGCGCAAGTGGAGGATCTTCGAGCGCGACGATTTCACCGGCCGTGGTGAGAAGGCGCGCGACGAGCTCGCCGCATGGCTCGAGCAGGCCGAACTCGATGCTCGCCGGTTCGAAGAGCAGCGCGACCGATTCCTGGCGCGCGAGGCCGCGAAACGGGAGAAGGCGAGCGCCTGA
- a CDS encoding serine/threonine-protein kinase, with protein MFEVGDEIAGYRVEAVLGAGGMGEVYRAVHPRLPRSDALKVLRSAHTGDPVVRARFEREADLVAPLVHPNLVRVYDRGVLDDVLWIAMELVPGTDASKIIKQSPGGLDARLVANIVDGVAAALDVAHRHGVLHRDIKPANILITPGQDPIRPDAVKVTDFGIAQALGDAASALTSTGTAVGTMRYCSPEQIDGRAVDGRADLYSLAATAFELLTGSSPYDATSLQGLMTAHMFAEPPRASERNRGLSPAVDAVIAAGLAKDPAHRPPSCLAFAQALRSALFTGRAPAVPPSFANTPGAPVHNPTPGGYAPPTGAMRQPPEQPAATTPWYRRVPVIAAAAVVVAAGVGIGGGFAWAAGGGLSTPSHLESTATPKGVELSWDAVPDAAEYVVKEDDQVIRTTSDTSFVVTDPFPGRHTYAVAARSTTKKGSDFASSDPIDVSLTWGVLSDVAALYPELLPATPVSTGGFDGMKCAGEATMASDSYPGKIITCQKTDGDTTEFSVRIGVFGDMSTAQKAANRRVPFTSDGEYNELSAQHRKGMIFTGVQDGQSRAVFEYTAEGEPRSRTYVEVAYPGTTSKRQARETLGRLPF; from the coding sequence GGAATGGGCGAGGTGTACCGCGCGGTGCATCCGCGTCTGCCGCGCAGCGACGCGCTCAAGGTCCTGCGGTCGGCGCACACCGGCGATCCGGTGGTGCGGGCGCGCTTCGAACGGGAGGCGGATCTCGTGGCTCCGCTCGTCCATCCCAACCTGGTGCGCGTGTACGACCGCGGCGTCCTCGACGACGTCCTGTGGATCGCCATGGAGTTGGTGCCCGGCACGGACGCGTCCAAGATCATCAAGCAGTCTCCCGGGGGACTCGACGCGCGTCTCGTCGCCAACATCGTCGACGGCGTGGCGGCGGCCCTCGACGTCGCGCATCGGCACGGTGTCCTCCACCGCGACATCAAGCCGGCGAACATCCTGATCACCCCCGGACAGGACCCGATCCGACCGGACGCGGTCAAGGTGACCGACTTCGGCATCGCCCAGGCTCTGGGGGATGCGGCGAGCGCACTGACCAGCACCGGTACGGCCGTCGGCACCATGCGCTACTGCTCGCCCGAGCAGATCGACGGGCGCGCGGTCGACGGTCGAGCCGATCTCTACTCCCTCGCGGCGACGGCGTTCGAACTGCTGACCGGCAGCTCCCCGTACGACGCGACGAGCCTGCAGGGCCTGATGACCGCGCACATGTTCGCCGAGCCGCCGCGCGCCAGCGAACGCAATCGCGGACTGTCGCCCGCGGTGGACGCGGTGATCGCGGCCGGGCTGGCGAAGGATCCCGCGCATCGGCCGCCCTCCTGTCTGGCCTTCGCGCAGGCGCTGCGGTCCGCGTTGTTCACCGGACGCGCACCGGCGGTGCCGCCGTCGTTCGCGAACACGCCGGGCGCGCCGGTGCACAACCCGACGCCGGGCGGATACGCGCCGCCCACCGGTGCCATGCGGCAGCCTCCCGAGCAGCCTGCCGCGACGACCCCCTGGTATCGCCGCGTGCCGGTGATCGCGGCCGCGGCCGTCGTCGTCGCCGCGGGCGTCGGGATCGGTGGCGGGTTCGCGTGGGCCGCGGGCGGTGGGCTGTCGACCCCGTCGCATCTCGAATCGACGGCGACGCCGAAGGGCGTCGAACTGTCCTGGGACGCCGTGCCCGACGCCGCCGAATACGTCGTGAAAGAGGACGACCAGGTGATCCGCACGACCAGCGACACCTCGTTCGTCGTCACCGACCCGTTCCCCGGGAGGCACACCTACGCGGTGGCGGCGCGGAGCACGACGAAGAAGGGCTCCGACTTCGCGTCGTCGGACCCGATCGATGTGAGTCTCACGTGGGGTGTGCTGTCGGACGTCGCGGCGCTGTACCCGGAACTGCTGCCCGCGACCCCGGTGAGCACCGGCGGATTCGACGGAATGAAGTGCGCCGGGGAGGCGACGATGGCGTCGGACAGCTATCCGGGGAAGATCATCACCTGCCAGAAGACGGACGGCGACACCACGGAGTTCTCGGTTCGGATCGGTGTGTTCGGCGATATGAGCACGGCGCAGAAGGCGGCCAACCGGCGAGTGCCGTTCACCAGCGACGGCGAGTACAACGAACTGTCGGCGCAGCACCGGAAGGGCATGATCTTCACCGGAGTGCAGGACGGCCAGTCGCGAGCGGTCTTCGAGTACACCGCCGAGGGCGAACCCCGCAGTCGCACATACGTCGAAGTCGCCTATCCCGGTACGACGAGTAAGAGACAGGCGCGCGAGACGCTCGGAAGGCTGCCGTTCTGA